One part of the Eleginops maclovinus isolate JMC-PN-2008 ecotype Puerto Natales chromosome 14, JC_Emac_rtc_rv5, whole genome shotgun sequence genome encodes these proteins:
- the LOC134876212 gene encoding LOW QUALITY PROTEIN: low affinity immunoglobulin gamma Fc region receptor II-like (The sequence of the model RefSeq protein was modified relative to this genomic sequence to represent the inferred CDS: inserted 1 base in 1 codon), which translates to MEVTALCSTLLTCVIILLGVHVQKSSTQNDDAALHIVTERLQLFEYTPFSFLCEGPGSALRGFRNKKEFIQGCYNINSTTLKCTIPDAYALDSGVYWCEDEKGEKSNSVHIIITAGSVILESPVLPVMEGESVTLSCRIKTTTSSILSAGFYKDGRLINSSSTENITIXQVSKSDEGLYKCSISGAGESPESRLAVRAVHRETCPSSDHSLYVLLVLRTVFTVVMVALLLLLVGLLHCGKLRVTQK; encoded by the exons ATGGAGGTCACAGCGCTCTGCAGCACACTGT TGACGTGTGTGATCATTCTGTTGGGTGTTCATGTTCAGAAGAGCTCTACGCAGAACGATG ACGCAGCTTTGCACATTGTCACAGAGAGACTGCAGCTCTTTGAATACACAcccttctcttttctctgcGAGGGTCCTGGCTCTGCTCTGAGAGGGTTCAGGAATAAAAAGGAGTTCATTCAGGGTTGTTATAATATTAATTCAACAACACTGAAGTGCACCATTCCAGATGCTTATGCATTAGACAGCGGGGTTTACTGGTGTGAGGAtgagaaaggagagaagagcAACTCTGTCCACATCATCATCACCG CTGGTTCTGTGATCCTGGAGAGTCCTGTGCTTCCGGTGATGGAGGGAGAGTCTgtgactctgagctgcaggatcAAGACGACCACTTCCTCCATCCTCTCAGCTGGTTTCTATAAAGATGGCCGCCTCATCAACAGCAGCTCTACAGAGAACATCACCA CACAGGTTTCTAAATCTGATGAAGGACTCTACAAGTGCAGCATCTCTGGTGCTGGAGAATCACCAGAGAGCAGGCTGGCTGTCAGAG ctgtTCACAGAGAGACGTGTCCCTCCTCGGATCACTCCCTGTACGTCCTCCTCGTCTTAAGGACTGTGTTCACCGTAGTGATggtggctctgctgctgctgctggtgggacTGCTGCACTGTGGGAAACTCAGGGTTACACAGAAATAA